The following nucleotide sequence is from Azospirillum brasilense.
CCCGGATCAGGGCGCGCAGCTTGGCGTGGTCGTTGAAGGTCAGACGACCGCGCAACCGAACCAGGGTCTCCTGCTCCTTGTCCTCAATTCCGTAGTCCATCGGTCCGGTGTTCCTGAAGGGTGTTCTTGGGGCATTGGGGCGGGTGGCCTTTGCGGACCACGCCAGAATGGAGCAAGACAGGCCGGGGATTCCAGAGAATCCCTCGGCTTCAGAAAAGTTCAATGTCGCCGCCGGAACTGTCGTCCTGGCCGGCATCGACGTCAAGGACGCCATGCTCGTCCAGCGCCGTCCCTTCCAGCAGCAGACGGCGCACGAAGCGCTGGCGCATCTCGCTCAGCTTGAAGCGGCCCAGCAGTTCGTCGAGCCATTCCTGCGGAACCTGCGGCCCCAAGGAAGCGGGCATTTCGACGCGGGTGCGGTTTTCCAGCTCGTTCAGCCCTTCCGCCATGATGGCGAGGCTGTCGTTGATGGCCTCCAGCCGTTGCTTGGTCAGGTCCTGGAACTGCATCCCGGTGACCATGCGGCTGATGGTGGCGGACATGTCCGACGACACGGTCGCCGCCGTCTCCAGCACCGCCTGGAAGTGGTTGGTCTGGTCGACCAGGCTGTCCATGGTCTTGTCCACCCGCTCCTTGGCGAGCATCTGGGGGGACATGTCGGTGTCGGCGATCTGGCGCAGGATGTCGTGGCCGTTGCGCACGCCCTTGACCACCGCGGTGACCTTGGAGCGCATGCGGTCGGCCAGCGCCCCGGTGTTGCGGGAGAGGTGGCGCACCTCCTGAGCGACCACCGCGAAGGTGCGTCCGGCCTCGCCGGCGCGGCTCGCCTCGATGGTGGCGTTCAGCGCCAGGAAGTTGGTCTGGCGGTTGATGGCGTCGATGTCGCCGATCGACTTCTCCAGCTCCGCCACGTCCTTCTGCACGTCGTCGAGCAGATAGACCATGCTCATGGCGTGGCGCGACAGCATGACGATGTTGGAGATCATGTCCGCGATCATCTGCTGCATGCCGGTGACCAGCTGGTCCATCGGCACCCGCTCTCCGTCGATGGAGACGGAGCCGGCCATGCCGACGATCTCCTCCACCCGCTCCGACTGCTGCATGGCCTTCTCGGCCAGCTCGCGGAAGCGGGAGGAGAGGTCAAGCGTGGCGTCCTCGACCGTCGAGGAGGTGCGGGTCAGCTCGTTCTGCACGGCCTCCAGCGTGCGGCGCTGGATGTCGGCATAGCCCATCCAGGTCGCCAGCAGCTCCCCGGTGACCGCGATCTTCTCGCCGATCTCGGGCAGGCTGTGCACGGGAGCGCCATCGTCGGGAAGGTCCGGCTTCTCCGGTTCCGGTCCGGCTTCCAGGCGGGGCGCGCGGCCGTAGAAAGACATGGTGCTGCTCCTCAGTTCGCGCGCGTGCGGTGTTCGCCGATGGCGTCGAACGCGCGCAGCATCTCGGCCGGTATCTGCGCCAGCGGCAGTTCGACGGCGACCGCCCCGGCTTCCCGGGCGGCGCGCGGCATGCCGTAGACGACGCAGCTCGATTCCTGTTCGCCGATGGTATAGGCCCCCGCGTCGCGCATCGCCAGCATGCCCGACGCCCCGTCGCGGCCCATGCCTGACAGGATCACCCCCACCGCGTTCGCCCCCGCCGCCTTGGCGACGGAGGAGAACAGCACGTCCACCGACGGGCGGTGGCCGCTGACCGCCGGGCCGTCCTGGATGTGGCAGGAATAGCCCTGGGCGTCGCGGATGACCACCAGATGCCGGTCGCCGGGGGCAATGTAGACCGTGCCCTGGACCAGCCGGGCGCCCTGGGTTGCGACCTCCACCGAGGGCGGCGAGATGCGGTCGAGCCGGGCGGCGAAGCTGGGGACGTAGCTGGGACCCATGTGCTGGGTGATGACGATGGGCGGGCAGTCGGCGGGCATGACCGCCAGCACGTCGCGGATGCGCTCCACCCCGCCGGTGGAGGCGCCGATGGCGATGAAGCGGGTGCCCGACCCGGCGCGGCGCGGCGTCTGAAGGGGCGAGGCCGCGGGCTTGGGCCGTCGCATCGACAGGCGGGCGGTGGCGGCGATGCGGATCTTGCCGACCAGCTCGTGCGCCATTGCCTCGAAGCC
It contains:
- a CDS encoding methyl-accepting chemotaxis protein; this translates as MSFYGRAPRLEAGPEPEKPDLPDDGAPVHSLPEIGEKIAVTGELLATWMGYADIQRRTLEAVQNELTRTSSTVEDATLDLSSRFRELAEKAMQQSERVEEIVGMAGSVSIDGERVPMDQLVTGMQQMIADMISNIVMLSRHAMSMVYLLDDVQKDVAELEKSIGDIDAINRQTNFLALNATIEASRAGEAGRTFAVVAQEVRHLSRNTGALADRMRSKVTAVVKGVRNGHDILRQIADTDMSPQMLAKERVDKTMDSLVDQTNHFQAVLETAATVSSDMSATISRMVTGMQFQDLTKQRLEAINDSLAIMAEGLNELENRTRVEMPASLGPQVPQEWLDELLGRFKLSEMRQRFVRRLLLEGTALDEHGVLDVDAGQDDSSGGDIELF
- a CDS encoding protein-glutamate methylesterase/protein-glutamine glutaminase, which produces MTRSIRVVIVDDSSLMREMLKAVISDEPGIEVVGVARDPYEARDVIKRTNPDVVTLDVEMPRMDGLSFLEKIMTLRPTPVVMVSSLTQEGSEATIRALEIGAVDCVAKPDGSEGHGFEAMAHELVGKIRIAATARLSMRRPKPAASPLQTPRRAGSGTRFIAIGASTGGVERIRDVLAVMPADCPPIVITQHMGPSYVPSFAARLDRISPPSVEVATQGARLVQGTVYIAPGDRHLVVIRDAQGYSCHIQDGPAVSGHRPSVDVLFSSVAKAAGANAVGVILSGMGRDGASGMLAMRDAGAYTIGEQESSCVVYGMPRAAREAGAVAVELPLAQIPAEMLRAFDAIGEHRTRAN